AGCACGCGAGCCGCAGTGGCGCGAGCTGGTGCGGCGGCTGGTCCCGTCGCGTCTGATCACGCCGGAGACGGCGGAGCAATTATTGGCTGAGGAGCAGTTGACCGACGAGTAGAGCGCCGCGACGAGGATTAGCCACGAATATAGCCCAGCGCACACGACTCATCGATAACCTGGAGCACGTAGGGCCACAGCGCGGGCGCGCCCTCCTGAATCGGACTCATGCGGCGGAGCACCTGATCGTGGGTAATGCCGTGGATGCGCCAGGTGCCGCCCTGCGTGCGATAGTTATGCAGCAGCGGCTGCAAGCGATCCAGGGCATTGGCAAAGCGTGCCTCAGGCGTTGCCAGCGCCTCGAACTCCTCCCACAGCCCGCGCAGATCACCGCCAAGATCGGGCGGCAGCAGGCCAAACAGATACGTCGCGGCGTTCTGCTCGCGCTCCGCTTTATCGCCGTTGGCCGCGCTGTCGTAGCAGAAGGTATCGCCCGCGCGGATCTCGACCACATCGTGCAGCACTAGCATCTTCATCACGCGCGGCAGATCCACGTCCGGCGGCGCGTACTCGGCCAGCACCAGTGCCATCGTCGCCAGATGCCACGAGTGCTCGGCGCTATTCTCACGCCGCGAGCCGTCGATGAGGAGCGTCTGGCGTAGCACCTGCTTGAGCTGATCAAGCTCGACGATAAACTGAATTTGTTGGGCCAAGCGCCCTGGATCTGGCATGACCTGCATCGACGAACCTCTTACAATTCACGCACGCCGTCCGCCCCGCCGACGATCACCCGGTCGGCCATACCGATGAAGAGGCCGTGATCCATCACTCCCGGAATCGCGCGCAGCCGCCGGTCAAGCGCGGCGGGATCGGGGATCGGCCCGAACGCACAGTCAAGGATGAAGTTACCCTCGTCGGTGATCAGCGGCTGCGCGCCGTCCATGCGCCGCACCGGCTGCGCTCCCTGCCGCCGCAGCGCGGCTTCGGGAACGCGCCAGCCGAACTGCACGATCTCCACCGGCACCGCCCAGCGCTCGCCGAGAGTCTGCACCAGCTTCGAGTCGTCGACCACGATCATGCGTTGCGCGGCTGCCGCCAGCACGATCCGCTCGCGCAGCAGCGCGCCGCCGCCGCCTTTGATCATGTTGCGCTGCGGATCGATCTCGTCCGCGCCGTCGATCGCCAGATCCAGCTGCGGCAAATCGTCGAGCGTGGCGATCGTCAGCCCCGCGTCTTTCGCGGCATCCTCGGTCCAGCGCGACGCGACGACCACCTGGAGATCGCGCAGCTCACCGCGCGCGAGCCGCTCGCCGAGCGCCTGCACGATCAGATAGACGGTCGAGCCGCTGCCGAGGCCCAGGCGCATGCCGGATTGGACGGCGCTGGCGGCGTGGAGCGCCGCGAGCTGTTTGGGAGAGCGCTCACTCATACGGCTGGTTCAATTCCTGGGCGATTGCCTGATCGAGCATCCAGACCAGCGTGCCGGAGCGCGGCGCGACCAGCTGCGACGGCAGATCTGCGGGACGCGACGGCCCTTCGAGCACCTGCTGGAGCGTCGCGGCTTTATCTGCGCCCGCCGCCATGAACAGCACCTTGGCAGCGGCATTGATCAGCGGCGCGGTAAACGTGACCCGGCGTACATGCGGCTTGAGCGACGCGACCGGCGTAGCGACGACCAGCGCGTCGGCGGCGTCTAGCTGCGGGCTGTGCGGAAACAGCGAGGCCGTGTGCCCGTCCGGCCCCATGCCCAGCAGCACCAGATCGAAGCGCGGCGGCGAGCCAGGCACGATCGTCCGAATCACCCGCTCGTAGTGCCTGGCGGCGGCGTCGAGATCCTCTCCCAGCCCCAGCATTGGCTTGATGTGATCTTTGGGCAGCGGCGCGTGGCTCAGCAGCGCCTCGCAGGCTATGCGGTAGTTGCTATCGGCATGATCGAGCGGCACAGCGCGATCGTCGGACCAGAAGACATACGTTTTGGTCCACGGCATCTGCGCCATCAGCGACGGCTCCGCCAGCCGCTCGAACACCGCGCGCGGCGTCGAGCCGCCCGACAGCGCGATCGTGAAGCGCTCGTGCTCGGCTACCGCCGCCTGCGCGCGCTCGACAATATAGCGCGCTGCGGCATCGGCGAGCGCTGCGGCATCGGGAAAGATCCGAATCTGTCGATGAGTCATGCGCGCTCCTTCACTTCTGCGCGCTTAGTGTAGCACAGTTTATGCCTCGTCGCCCCGGATCGCCCGCGTGGCGCGCCATTCGAGCAGCCGCAGCAGCACATTCGCCATCGCCGCCATCGCCGCCGCCGCGAGACTACCGGCGATGATGCGCGACTCGGAGCGCCGCGACACGCCCTCGAACAGAATCCGGCCCAGGCCACCGGCGTTGATTAGCGCCGCGACCGTCGCGATTGCAATGATCGTCACCGTGGCGATGCGCACGCCCGCGATGATCACCGGCAGCGCCAGCGGCAGCTCGACGCGGAAGAAGCGCTGCCAGCCGTTCATGCCCATGCCGCGCGCCGCCTCGACAATATCGGGGCTTACACCATTCAGCCCGACGACGATGTTGCGCACCAGGATCACCTGCGCATAGACGACCAGCACGATGATCGCCGTATCCGCGCCCAGGCCGGTAAACGGCACCAGCAGCACCAGCAGCGCCAGGCTGGGGATTGTGTAG
The window above is part of the Herpetosiphonaceae bacterium genome. Proteins encoded here:
- a CDS encoding HD domain-containing protein; this encodes MAQQIQFIVELDQLKQVLRQTLLIDGSRRENSAEHSWHLATMALVLAEYAPPDVDLPRVMKMLVLHDVVEIRAGDTFCYDSAANGDKAEREQNAATYLFGLLPPDLGGDLRGLWEEFEALATPEARFANALDRLQPLLHNYRTQGGTWRIHGITHDQVLRRMSPIQEGAPALWPYVLQVIDESCALGYIRG
- the rpiA gene encoding ribose-5-phosphate isomerase RpiA encodes the protein MSERSPKQLAALHAASAVQSGMRLGLGSGSTVYLIVQALGERLARGELRDLQVVVASRWTEDAAKDAGLTIATLDDLPQLDLAIDGADEIDPQRNMIKGGGGALLRERIVLAAAAQRMIVVDDSKLVQTLGERWAVPVEIVQFGWRVPEAALRRQGAQPVRRMDGAQPLITDEGNFILDCAFGPIPDPAALDRRLRAIPGVMDHGLFIGMADRVIVGGADGVREL
- the pgl gene encoding 6-phosphogluconolactonase; amino-acid sequence: MTHRQIRIFPDAAALADAAARYIVERAQAAVAEHERFTIALSGGSTPRAVFERLAEPSLMAQMPWTKTYVFWSDDRAVPLDHADSNYRIACEALLSHAPLPKDHIKPMLGLGEDLDAAARHYERVIRTIVPGSPPRFDLVLLGMGPDGHTASLFPHSPQLDAADALVVATPVASLKPHVRRVTFTAPLINAAAKVLFMAAGADKAATLQQVLEGPSRPADLPSQLVAPRSGTLVWMLDQAIAQELNQPYE
- a CDS encoding ABC transporter permease: MQYLINNFDVVRMRFGEHLRLTLIALAIALVIALPLGVLLSRVKWLEGPVMSVLNLLYTIPSLALLVLLVPFTGLGADTAIIVLVVYAQVILVRNIVVGLNGVSPDIVEAARGMGMNGWQRFFRVELPLALPVIIAGVRIATVTIIAIATVAALINAGGLGRILFEGVSRRSESRIIAGSLAAAAMAAMANVLLRLLEWRATRAIRGDEA